One window from the genome of Elaeis guineensis isolate ETL-2024a chromosome 5, EG11, whole genome shotgun sequence encodes:
- the LOC105035621 gene encoding uncharacterized protein — translation MARSSGEEFSVVVLASDLGVDACSLLSPAERRQARDDDDEVWHDCPSNLIAAGNEDFSDLEALQFFHVQGSDMAGDRILRIVGKYFPAPIINGERLKRYVFYKLSTELPDGPFCIVYMHSTVQSEDNNPGMSILRWVYEELPSDYKERLQVVYFLHPGLRSRLVFATLGRLFLSGGLYWKIKYISRLQYLWDDIKKGQVEIPEFVQQHDEILEHRPLTDYGIEPDHLHLTEVPAMEYSLGRFEDRWASRPYM, via the exons ATGGCGCGAAGCTCGGGCGAGGAGTTCTCGGTGGTGGTGCTGGCGTCGGACCTCGGCGTCGACGCCTGCTCCCTCCTCTCGCCGGCGGAGCGCCGCCAGGCCCGGGACGACGACGACGAGGTGTGGCACGACTGCCCGTCCAACCTGATCGCCGCCGGGAACGAGGATTTCTCCGATCTGGAAGCCCTCCAGTTCTTCCACGTCCAGGGTTCCGATATGGCCGGCGACCGCATCCTTCGGATAGTCGGAAAGTACTTCCCAG CTCCAATTATTAACGGGGAGCGTTTGAAGAGGTATGTATTTTACAAACTAAGCACAGAACTGCCAGATGGTCCTTTCTGCATTGTATACATGCACAGCACAGTGCAGTCTGAGGATAACAACCCTGGGATGTCAATCTTGAGGTGGGTGTATGAGGAGCTTCCTTCTGACTACAAGGAAAGGCTGCAGGTTGTGTACTTTTTGCACCCAGGGCTCCGTTCCAGGCTGGTTTTTGCCACACTTGGACGCCTGTTCTTAAGTGGAGG CTTGTATTGGAAAATCAAATACATCAGCCGTTTGCAGTATCTATGGGATGACATAAAGAAAGGACAAGTTGAAATTCCAGAGTTTGTGCAACAACATGACGAGATTCTTGAGCACAGGCCACTGACAGATTATGGCATAGAGCCTGATCATCTACACTTAACTGAGGTGCCAGCTATGGAGTATTCACTTGGAAGATTTGAAGATAGATGGGCATCTAGGCCGTACATGTGA